From the genome of Rhodohalobacter sp. SW132:
TGTGAGCATCTGTACGCTCGACGACATGAAAAAACTCTACTCCGGATTTGAACTTACCTCGCCGACAACTTCTGTCTCGATGACGATCAACGGTCCCGCACCGATGATCCTGGCGATGTTTATGAACACGGCGATCGACCAGGAGGTGGAGCGCTACCTGAAGGAGAACGGTAAATGGGATGAGGCGAAGAAGAAAATCAAGGACATTTTTGACAAGAAAAGCCTGCCGCAGCCGGAGTATGGCCTCGATCTGCCCGCCACGAACAACGGCTTTGGCCTGAGCACGCTGGGAATCAGCGGCGACCAGCTGGTGGACAAGGAGACGTACGAAAAGATTAAATCGGATGCCATTAAAGTGGTCCGCGGAACGGTTCAGGCCGATATACTGAAAGAGGATCAGGCGCAAAACACATGCATCTTTTCCACCGAATTTGCCCTGAAGATGATGGGTGACGTTCAGAGCTACTTCACGGAACACGGTGTTCGGAACTACTACTCCGTGTCGATTTCCGGCTACCACATTGCTGAGGCGGGAGCCAATCCTGTTACGCAGGCGGCTTTCACGCTGGCCAACGGCTTTACCTACGTGGAGTACTACCTCTCGCGCGGACTCGATATCGACGATTTTGCCCACAACCTCTCTTTCTTTTTCAGTAACGGCCTCGATCCCGAATACGCGGTGATCGGCCGTGTGGCGCGACGCATCTGGGCGATTGCTATGAAGCACAAATATAGCGCCAATGAGCGGTCACAGAAGCTGAAATACCATATCCAGACCAGCGGACGATCGCTGCACGCGCAGGAGATCCAGTTCAACGACATTCGTACCACTCTGCAGGCGCTGATGGCTGTCTACGACAACTGCAACTCACTGCATACCAACGCCTACGATGAGGCGATTACCACACCTACGGAAGAGTCGGTCCGCCGTGCACTGGCGATCCAGATGATCATCAACAAAGAAATGGGATTGACCAAAAACGAGAATCCTCTGCAAGGCTCGTTCATCATCGAAGATCTGACTGACCTTGTGGAAGAAGCGATCCTGGCCGAGTTCGACCGCATTACAGATCGCGGAGGCGTTCTGGGCGCGATGGAGAGCATGTACCAGCGCGGAAAGATCCAGGAGGAGAGCCTGTACTACGAATCCAAAAAACACAGCGGTGAACTCCCGATCATCGGCGTAAACACCTTCCTGAACGACAAGAAATCAGAAGAGGACGATAAAGAGATCGAGCTGATCCGCTCCACCGAAGAAGAGAAAAAGCAGCAGATCGACAACCTGGAGCGATTCCAGAAAATCAACACCGACAAATCTGACGAAGCCCTCAAACGCCTCAAAAAAACAGCCCGCGAAGACGGCAACCTCTTCGAAGAGCTGATGGAGACGGTAAAAGTGGCCTCGCTGGGTCAGATTTCCCGTGCGTTGTATGAGGTAGGTGGTCAGTACCGACGGAATATGTAAAGTGAGTCTCCCCACCGAGGTATCGGCACCAGGTGTGGCTCGAGGGGAGTGCCGAAGCGGCAGCGTAGGCGAGGGGTGTTCATTGGTGTATCGGTTATTTGTTTTTGGGAATGAGCCGACATGGTATTTCTCAAGAACAAAACTCTGGCAAACTTCGAATCGAAAATAGAGATGACATCCCTTGATCTGGCATGAAACCCTCAGAAATACCATGTCTCTTCCTATTTCGATCCCAAATCTCCCCAGCAAAGCATCGGCATTTAGTGTGGCTCGAGGGGTGTTCATGGGGGGGGTACCAATAGATCCGTAATGCCTTTCTAAGACATTGCGGATCTGATGTAAAGACATGCCAAGATCTCGCTCCTCAAACAAATTGCCCTCACACCTTATCCGATCCGGTTTGCAACTCCTGTAAACTTTTATCTGCGACAAGACAAAAACGAGTCGGAATATTACAGGATAACACTTTTCCCACTGTTTGCGGTAGTGGGGGAGAAAAAGTATTATTAGCGCGAAGCAGATTTTAGTAGACTGCGGGGAAATATATGTTAGGCTGCCGAAGCGACAAAGAAAACTTAAATCAGATGATAGGAACAATCCACGTAGTATTCGCGATAGCAGCATTGCTCATAGGAGCGGTAGTAGCCTTTCGACCGAAAGGCGGCCGTAGGCATCGGATACTTGGCTATTTTTACGTCATCTTTCTACTTTCAGTGAACGTCAGTGCGCTTTCGGTCTACGAAGAGGCGGTCGGCATGGGGCCATTCCATATTCTTGCAGTAATTAGTCTCGTCACGCTTATCAGCGGATTCATTCCGGCCTTCCTGCGTCGCCCAGTATCTTCGTGGCTTGATCTTCATGCCTATTTTATTAGCTGGTCATATGTAGGATTGGTGGCAGCAGGTATAGCACAGATCGTGACAATGAGTTCTAGCCTGCCAGCACAGTTTACAGTGGGACTGCCATCCATTTTGGTTGTATTAATTGGAGGCGTACTCATCCACACACGGGTTCCAAAAATTCTTGCAGGTCTTGGCTCGGGCAGGCGTCAGCCTAACAAAGTGCATTAACTGGGGACGCGGACGAGGCTTCGGTTTCCGAGGTTGATTGTTTTAAATTTTTAATCGTTTATTTACTCATAATCTCCGCGCCCGTTATGCGTTGGGACGTTATGTAGCAAAACTTTAAAAGCCAGTGTGGATTCAATCAAGCAACAAACTCCAAAACTCAGATCAAGAGTATGTGAACTTTTTATACAATCATGAAAAGTTTTATATAATGGATAACCATCTTTGTGCCGCCTGGTGTTGGTTGCAAAAAATTAAGAAGACCAAAGGTATAAACCTTTTTCATGTTGACAGGCATTATGATTGTTTATTATTCTCTAAATTTATGAATTCATAGGTTGTAGAAAAGGGTATAAACTTGCAATCTCTTAGCTTCCAAGATTATCGTAATCTAACAACGCAAAATGGTAACCCAAGTAAGCTTTTTCGCTTTGATAATTATATTGGAAACCTATTAATACCATTCCCACAGATTTATCATTTAGCCTATTTTGCAACACATAAAGATGATAGTGACTGTATCAATATCAAAATTTATGAGCCATCAATAATTGAAATGAATACAAATATTCATCATTGGATAAAGTCACCTCATTGGATTTTAAATATTGATATAGATTACTTTTTTACGGAGGATTCAAATGGAAATATATACCAATTTGTTTCCGATGCTTATATACAAGAATTTTTAAAAAATATTGACTCATGTCTTGATCATATTGATGTAGTTACAATAGCGATGAGTCCAAATTTTTGTGGAGGATGGGAGAATAGTTATAGGATTCTGAAACTCATCACAAAATATTTCAATCTGGATTTTCGTCTAAAATCACTAGAGTAAATAGTTATAATTAATGACTAAAAATCCGTTAAAAGTAATTTATACTATCATTTCCATCCCTTTAGGGCTAATAGGACTAATTAGTTTGTCGCAGAATATCTTTCTGTGGAAACAATTTTTTGTAGATTTTGCAGCCATTTATGATGCAATTGTTTATCCAGTATTTAGACTAATACCAATTGATCTTCATGATCGCTTAAAGGACTACTTCTTTGTTGGCATACTTTGCGGTTTTTCTTTTATAATGGCTTTAGATTATGGAAATAAAAATGAATTATTTAAATCACATGGCAACATTAAGGCTGTCAAAGCCTTCTATTTTTTCTTATATCTATTCTTTTGGCCATTAGGTCTTACTATTAGTATTGCACAGTCAATTGGTTTTGCACAAAATCATGCAGAGCGGAAAATAAAGATTATGTTTTTTTATTGGTTGTTATCAATTTTGCTAATCTTCATTGTTATAGTTGTAATTAATTATCAACTGTAGTGATTATTCTTCAACAATATTTTCCCAAAATAATAAGTAAAAAACATTAACAATCTAATAAACCAGCTACATAACAAGTTAAGGCATGGAACGAAGCCTGCCGAGTTCCATGCCTTAACTTGTTATAATGCTTTCTCCAACCTTCTGTATTTAAGCACAAATTTTGGTATATTTAGAGTATGAATTCAGCTACTAATAAGAAGAATATCGACACCATTTCCCGCGAAGCTATGAAGTCACAAAGAGCTTCATTTCGTATTGAAGGGATGAATATATCAAAGAAGAGAGCTGATCAAATTCGACGAGAAGTGGTCCGGGAGTTTCAAAACGGTTCTACTTCTTCAAACTCCTGAATAGCCTGGTCATCGGTTCATAGTTTTTATCTGCTGCTGCCTGAACCGCTGCAATATATTCCGGCATACTTTTCTCGGAAATCATTTCAAAATTGAATCGCTCAAATCCCCTCTTTAAAGCTATAAGATCTCCAAAAAGTCTCGCTGTACGTCCATTCCCATCTCGAAACGGGTGAATGAAAAGTAGTTCAGCATGAAGTGGCGCAGCGAGTTCAATTAGTTCTTCATAATTTTCAAATGAATCTGGTAGTGGCTTCAGGAACTCTTTTTCAAATTCCTCGACGGCAGCAGGTAGAAATCTGGCAGCGGGGAACATGAATCCACCTTTGGACAAATTAACTTGTCGCAACTCTCCTGCAAATTTATATAAATGACTGAATGCTGTTTTGTGAATAGATGAAATAAACTTCCAGTTAAATTGGTTTATATGATCCAGTTCCGATTCGAACTTGATTTCAGCTCTAAGAAATCCCCGGTATTCTTCTTCGGCGATTTTCCCGGGATCTTCTAATCCGAGCTTATTCGGCAGTATTTCATCTTCAGATTCAGGTGTGTGGTATTTCATAGTTCAATTATACTATGGTATCGGGTGAATCGCATTATAACAAGGTATTTCAAGCGGATTTTGCGGCCCATCGACTTAATTAAACCATTGCCCTTGTAGTAGTTCATATATTTTACCACTTTATTTATTTAAACGGTAAAACCGCTTAGCCTCCAAACCGTTATGTTTACAAAAATATCTGGTATCCAGGATGAAGCTAAAAAATAATAAACTCCTTATTAGCCTTTTAATTACGGCTGTTTTT
Proteins encoded in this window:
- a CDS encoding Fic family protein — its product is MKYHTPESEDEILPNKLGLEDPGKIAEEEYRGFLRAEIKFESELDHINQFNWKFISSIHKTAFSHLYKFAGELRQVNLSKGGFMFPAARFLPAAVEEFEKEFLKPLPDSFENYEELIELAAPLHAELLFIHPFRDGNGRTARLFGDLIALKRGFERFNFEMISEKSMPEYIAAVQAAADKNYEPMTRLFRSLKK